The Edaphobacter flagellatus sequence ATGATGTCCTTGTCGAGCGCGACCTGATCGATCACCGACTCGTGATCGGAGAAGTGGTGATACGCTTCGTCGACGATGACGACCGAGCCCGCGGGCTTGTTCGCCAGCAGCCACAGGATGTCCTCGCGCGGGGTCATCGTGCCGGTCGGGTTGTTCGGATTCACGATGTAGTACGCGCCGGGCGAAGGATGCGCCTTCACCATCGCTTTCACGTCATGCGCGTAGGTCGAGGTCAGCGGCACGGGATACTTCGGAGCCTTCATCGTGTCGGCGGCGCGCGGTCCCTGCTCGTAGCTGGGATCGCCATAGACCAGCGGCTTGTCCGGCCCGATGTTCGACATCAGGGCCAGATCGAGCGGCCCGCCCGATCCGGGAAAGAGCGCCGCATAGCCTTTCTTCAGCCCATAGATCTCGCTGAAGGTGGTGAGTGTCTTCATCGTCTCGTCGAAGTGGTAGCGCCCGCCCAGCGGCCCCGTCACGCTAATGGCCTGCAGTGCCGACTGTGCCGGGCCAAGCGGGTTCTCGTTCGAGCTGATGATGACGGTATCGGCCGAAAGCTGACGCATGTCGCCCATATCCGACATGCCGCCGAGTCCGCGGCGCGCGCCTTGCGCGGGTGCTGCGGCGGCTCCCTGCTGGATTGCAGCAAGCGCAGGATATGAGGTCGCAGCCGCTGAAGCTGCACCGAGGATTCTCATAAACGATCTGCGCGATACACCTGAGTGGACGTTAGGACACATATAGTTCTCCTCCGAGCGCCTTGAGCGCGAACTGGCTGATTTTGGGTAAATGGATGCGACGACGCAACGACGGAAGGTCGTGCGCTGACGGCAGAGATCGTCAATCGAACTTGCCCTGCGGAGCGTCGCGGCCCACGCAGAAATACACTGTAAAGGGGGTTCGCGGATACTGACGAATCAGCTCCGCGTTGAGTTTCACTGTACAGCGAAAATGCGCTGTGTGCCAAAAAAATCGCACGGGACGCAAGAAAAATTTGCTCCCCGTACAGGAGCAAATCGGCCTGTTAAGCAAGGAGACCCCGCCTGTCATCTCCAGGCCGGGCCTCGATTTCTGCGCGCAGGCTTTCGCTAAACCCATGCTCCGTTGCGCATTAGCGGCTCCGCCTTGCCGTCGGTGCCGATGCCGTCCACATCCATCTCCGCGGAGCCGATCATCCAGTCCACATGGATCAGGCTCTCGTTCGCGCCGCGCTTGGCCAGCTCGGCAGCATCCATCTTTTCGCCGCCGATGATGCAGGTCGAGTACGCCTGGCCAAGTGCGATATGGCTCGCCGCGTTCTCGTCGAAGAGCGTGTTCCAGAAGAGTATGCCGCTCTCGGCAATCGGTGAGTTATGCGGCACCAGGGCTACCTCGCCCAACCGCCGCGCACCATCGTCGGTCGAGATCAGGCGATTCAGCACATCCTCGCCTGCGGTCGCCTTCGCTTCGACGATCTTTCCGCCCTCAAAGCGCACGGAGATATTTTCGATCAGCGTGCCCTGATGCGACAGAGGCTTCGACGCACGCACCACGCCATCGACGCGGTCCTTGTGCGGTGTCGTGAAGCACTCCTCCGTCGGGATGTTCGGCTGGCAGTAGACTCCATTGCCTGCAGTCGTACCGCCACCGGCCCACAGGTGATCGTCGGCGAGCCCCACCTTGAGGTCCGTCATTCCATCGGCCGATTTGAAGTGCAGCGCAGCATAACGCTTCGCATTGAGGAACTCGACACGCTTCTTCAGGCGCTCGCCGTGCTCCTTCCATTCGGCAACCGGGTCATCGACGTTCACGCGCGAGGTGGCGAAGATCGCCTCCCACAGCTTGGCCACAGCAATGTCCTCACGCTCGCCGGGGAAGACCAGCTTCGCCCACTCCGGCGTCGCCGCAGCAACAATGGTCCAGTTGATCTCGTGACGCGTAATCAGCTCCATCGCAGGCTTGCCCGCCTTCGACGCAGCCACGTTTGCGCGCGACACCTTCGCGGGGTCCTGCTGGGCCAGCAGCGCAGGATTCGCGCCTGCAATCGCCAGACGCGCTGCACCGCTGCGGAAGCCGTTGGCAACGCCCTCCTGCAGCCACACCGCTGCGTGGTCGAAACTTGCATCCTGCGCGTACTTGTAGCGGGCCAGCGTACTGGGATCGTCGGCATAGAGCGTCGTCACCAGCAACGCTCCGGCCTTGTATGCCTGCTCGGTGATCTTGCGGGCCAACGGCAGCGCCTCCATCGGAGCCGACATGATCAGCTCTTGGCCGGGCTTCAGATTCAGGCCTACCCTCACCGCAACCTCGGCCAGGCGGTCCAGCTTCTCATCCAGCGACAGGTCGGCAAACTTCGTAACAGCTTCAGCAACGCTCATGAATACACCTCGAGGATTGGACGCAAAAGAGTGAGGGTGCGGCTCGCGCACCCTGTTTTTATATCTGGTCGTAGACGTCCTGAAAGTCGTAACAGCCCGTTCGCGTGGAGAGCCACTCCGCCGCGCGCACCGCGCCTTCGGCAAAGCCGCGACGCGAATGCGCATCATGCGTCAGCACGATCTTGTCCGCAGCGCTTGAGGCCGTCAGCACATGCAATCCCGCAGCATCGCCTACGCGATGCGCCGCGATCGGCACCTTGGCGCCTCCCGTCGCAGACTCCACCACCTGCGCCAGCGTCAGCGCTGTGCCTGAGGGAGAGTCCATCTTGGTGGTGTGGTGCGTCTCCTCAATCGAGAACGTGTAGCCAGAGTTCCGCAGCAGCTCGCCCATCTTCTTCGCCATCTGCAGCATGGTCTGCACGCCGATGGAAAAGTTGGTGCCGTAGAGCAGACCGGCATCCTTGCGCTCGGCCAGTTCCCTGGCCTTGTCGAGCCTGTCATACCAGCCCGTCGTGCCGACGACCATCTTCGCACCCGTGGCCAGCACTGCGCGCATGTTCTGCACCACAGCCTCCGGCGTTGTGAAGTCGATCACAACGTCGAACCCGGCGACGAATGGAGGCGTCAGCGCCGAAGCGTTCGCGTTCTCCTTGGCGTCCAGCACATGCACGCCATGTCCGCGCTCAGCCGCAACTTCGGCGACAAGCTTTCCCGTCTTTCCATGCCCCAACACGAGTACCCGCATTGAAGTTTCCCTTCCTATGCCCTGCTCTCTACCGGAACACGGGCTGCTACGTCAAAGATCGCCTCATCGGGGCTCGCGAAGAACTCCTTGTGCAGGCTGCGAACCGCCTCCTCCACATCTTCCTCGTCGATCATGAAGCTCATGTTGATCTCGCTGGCTCCCTGCGAAATCATGCGCAGGTTCACGTGGCTTACCGCTGAAAACACCCGGCCGGCAATGCCGTTGTGCCCGCGAATGTCCTCGCCGACCATGCAGATCAGGGCCTTGGAGCCCTCCATCTTCACATCGGCGATCTTCGAAAGCTCCTCGCAGATCTCCGGCAGCTTCTCGTTCGAGTCCACGCTGAGCGAGATGCTGACCTCGCTGGTCGAAACCATATCAATCGCGCACTTGAACTTATCGAACACGTCGAAAACGGCCTTCAGGTAGCCGTGCGTCATCAGCATACGGCTGGCGACGATATCGATGATCGTCAGCTTCTTCTTCGCCGCGATGCTCTTGAACGGGCTCTTGCACGGGGGAGCGACGGCGGTGATCTTCGTGCCTTCGTTCTCCGCATTCCGCGAGTTCAACACCCACACCGGGATGCTCTTCTGCACGGCAGGAAGAATCGTCGCCGGATGCAGCACCTTCGCGCCGAAGTAGGCCAGCTCCGCCGCCTCTTCAAAGCTGATCGTCTTCACACGCAGCGCGTCCGGGCAGATGCGTGGATCGGTCGTCATAATGCCGTTGACGTCCGTCCAGATCTCAATCGCGCCGGCATGCAGGCCGCCGCCCACCAGCGCGGCGGTGTAATCGCTGCCGCCACGGCCAAGCGTCGTCGTAATGCCCTCGGCGTTCGAACCGATAAAACCGCCCATCACCGGCGTCTTGCCCGCAATGACCAGCGGCAGCACCAGCTCGGTCAGCTTGGCCTCAATCGCAGCTTCCTGCGGAGCGGCCTTACCGTAGTTCGAATCCGTAATGATGCAGGTGCGTGCGTCCACATGCGTGCCGTTCAGCCCGCGCTGATCGAACGCAGCCGCCACCATGCGGCTGGAGAGACGCTCGCCGAAGCTCACCACCAGATCGCCCGTACGCGGCGTAAGCTCACCTACGGCAGCAATGCCGCGCAACAGATCGTCCAGCGCGTCGAACTCCGCATGAATCTGCACCTGCAGCGCCGCAAAGCGCTGCTCATCCAGCAACTCACACGCTGTATCGACGTGACGATGACGCAGGCGCGAGCTGATGGCCAGCGCGCCGGCCTTGTCGCCGCGGCCAGCAGCAGCCGCAGCAGCCAGAAGCTGATCGGTCACCTTCGCCATCGCCGAAACGACGACAATCGTCTCAAGATTCTTCTTCCGGCGGCCGCCTACGATCGCGGCCGTACGGTCCATCGCCTTGGCGTCTTCTACCGAAGTGCCGCCAAACTTCATCACCACCAAAGATTCACGCGCAGAACTCAAGCCAGCACCGCCTGACTCTCACCGGTCGGCACGCCGAGCTTGTTCAGTCGCCCCTGCCGCGCCAGAATCTCCGCATTCAGCAGAGCAGCGCCTGCAGCGCCGCGAATCGTATTGTGCGACAGCACAACAAACTTCCAGTCCAGCAGCGGGCACTCACGCAGACGGCCCACCGTCGAAGCCATGCCGTGGCCGCGCATGCGGTCCAGGCGAGGCTGCGGGCGGTCCACCGCATCGTCGAACTCCACCGACTGCTCCGGAGCCGTCGGCAGGCTCTGTCCGCGCAGTGGAGCAAACTCACGCCACGCCGCCAGAATCTCCTCGCGCGTCGCCTTCTTCCTGAACTTGATGCTCACGCACTCGGTGTGACCGTCCTCCACCGCAACGCGATTGCAGTGCGCGCTTACCTTGGCATCCAGCATCTCGATGTGGTCGCCGCGTACACGGCCCAGCAGCTTGCCAACCTCCTCCTGCATCTTCTCCTCTTCATTCTTGATGAAGGGGATGACGTTGCCCAGGATGTCGAGCGAAGGCACGCCAGGATATCCCGCGCCGCTCACGGCCTGCATCGTCGAAACGAACAGGCTCTCAATGCCGAAGCGCTCCTCGAGCGGCTTCAGCGCCAGCACCAGGCCGATGGCCGAACAGTTCGGGTTCGTCACGATATAGCCGCCGCTCTCGCGACGCCACGACTGCGTGTCGATCAGGTCCAGATGGCCCGCATTCACCTCAGGCACAACCAGGGGAACGTCCTTCGCCATGCGGAACGCGCTCGAGTTCGAGATGACAGCGCAGCCTGCAGCAGCAAACTTCGGCTCCAGCTCGCGGGCAATGTCCGCGTCCAGCGCGGCAAAGATAATCTTCGGCAGCTCACCCTCGCACAGCTCCGGCACATTGGGCTGCACCTTCATCGCGGCAATCCGCGCAGGAAGCGGTGTGTCCAGCTTCCATTTGCAGGCCTCGCCGTACGTCTTGCCCGCACTGCGGTCGCTCGCCGCAAGCCATGCAATCTCAAACCAGGGGTGATTATGCAGAAGTTGAATGAATCGCTGACCGACCATGCCGGTCGCGCCAAGAATGCCAACCCGTCGCCGTTCCATAGTCCTTCAAGGATAACGCGCCGCGGTTCCCCTGCGCCACGGCTGCACTGAAAACCGCACAGCAACCGTGACGAAGCACGAAGAATGAAGGCTCCTTCATTGCACGCGGCAACTTAGCGTTCGCCGCGCTGCCACTGCCGCCTGCGCTGATACGTGCTGCCGCCGCCGACCAGCGTCAGAATCGCCACGCCAAAATGAATCAGAAACCACAGGCTGATCCCCTGGTCCTGATAGATCAGGTACAGCACCAGCAGCCGCGGCAGCAGAACCGCGAAGACAACCGGAATCCAGCCCTCCAGATGGAACGGCACCAGCACGCCCGAAAGCCACGCCACAATCAATGAGACGCGCGGCAGAAACAGCGCAAAGACCAGAAACCAGAACGGCAGCCTGTGCGAGATCAGCGTCAGGCTGAATCCATGCTCAACACCCTGCCACAACATTGCCGCCAAACCCATCAGGCCCGCCTCCGGTCACTTTATCGAGTAGGCAAACTCTGCCGCAGTCTGCGTCTTCGCCGCGACAGTCACCTTCATCGTCTGCTCGCCCAGCTTCTCGTGGACGGCAGCCAGTGTATACGTTCCCGCCGGAAGGCCGCTGATCTCAAATCGCCCGTCGCTGTCGCTCACCGCAAAAAACGGCGTCGCCGACACGTTGATAAACGCATTCATCCAGGGATGATTGTTGCAGCGAACCGGCATCATCACCTCCGGCGTATCAAACCTGCGCCGCTCCGGAGCACCCTTCGCCCCTTGCGACACATCCACCCCCGGATTGGCCGACGGCATCGTGTGGATGTTGTGCATCGTCCCATCGGAGTTACGGAACTCAACCGTGCCACCCTTCATCAGGGCGATCACATGCGGCACATAACGGCAGCCCACCTGATCCAGCACAACAAGGGACTCGTTCGCCGGCATGGGAGCCGACATCGCTCCCTGTGGGCCGTCCTTGATGTAGACATACACATTGGCCAATCCGCCACCATGAATGACGTACTGCTCCGACAGGTTCGCTCCCCCGGCAATCGAGCACACCGGATCCATGCTCATGTCGATCTTCACCCGCTCCGGGGCCTTGCCCCTGAAGTGAACAATACCGGCAATCGAGCCGCTCGTCACGGCTTCACCGGGAGCAACCGTCTTCGAATCCGCGGACTTCACGCCATTGTCGACCACCGCGCCGCTGCGGATCGCGCTGTCGGGCTTGCACCCGGCAAACCCGATCATCGCAATCGAGACGAACGCGGCTACACGACACCATTGCGTGCTCTGCCTGCCAGATCCCACGGCTACTTCACCGCCACCGGCGACTCCATCGCAGCCAGCACCGCATCGGCAAATGCCTTCGTCCCGCTCGAACCGCCAACATCGCGCGTCAGCGTCTTGCCCTCGCGATATACCTGCTCAATCGCGTCCTGCACCCGCTCTGCCGTCGCCTTCTCGTCGAGATGATGCAGCATCAGCACAGCCGACTGCAGCAGTGCCGTCGGATTCGCCATGTCCTTGCCCGCAATGTCGGGCGCCGATCCGTGCACCGCCTCAAAGATCGCGCATTCGCGTCCGAGGTTCGCTCCCGGAACCAGCCCCAGACCGCCGATAAACGCGCTGCACAGGTCGCTCAGAATGTCGCCATACAGGTTCTCCGTCAACAGAATGTCGTACTGGTAAGGATTCAGCACCAGCTGCATGCAGGTGTTATCGACGATGTGCTCCTTGTACTCGATCTCCGGAAAGCCCTCGGCGACCGTGCGGCAGCACCGCAGGAACAGGCCGTCCGACAGCTTCATGATGTTCGCTTTGTGAATCGCATGCACCTTCTTACGGCCATGCTTCTTTCCATAATCGAAAGCAAACTGCGCGATGCGGCTTGAGCCCTTCTCTGTGATGATCTTCAGCGACTGCACCACGCCCGGCACAATCTCGTGCTCCAGCCCCGCATACAGGTCTTCCGTGTTCTCGCGCACGATGATCAGGTCGATATCGGGATACTTCGTCTTCAGTCCCGGCAGGCTCTTCACCGGACGAAAGTTCGCATACAGGTCAAACTTCTTGCGCAGCGTCACGTTGATCGACGCAAAGCCCCCGCCCACAGGAGTCGTCACCGGCCCTTTGAGCGCAACCTTATTCTGCTCGATCGACTCATACAGCGCCTTCGGAATGTACTCGCGCGTCTCGGCGAAAGCATCGGCCCCGGCCTTGAACTCGTGCCACTCAAACCCCACCCCGGTGGCCGCACCCGCAACCTCCAGGATCTTTACCACCGCGCCTGAAACCTCCGGCCCGATACCATCACCGGGAATCAGCGTAATCTTGTGCATCCTCTTGCCAGCCATTACTTCTCCTTACTTCTAACCGCTTATAAAGCGGGAACCTCGTTGAAAATTGACGTGTCACCCCTGAGCGAAGCCGCATAGCTGCTAAGTCGAAGGACCTGCATGCAAACGTCACCGCTTCTTCTTCAAATCTTTCCCGCTCAGCAGCTCTTCCAGTTCCTGCTTGAACTCCCGCACGTCCTTGAAGTCTCGATACACCGAAGCAAACCGAATATATGCAACCGTATCGATCTCCTTCAGCCGCGTCATAATCAGCTCGCCGACCTCCGAGGTCGAACGCTCGCGCTCCGGCGAATCGACCACGTAGGCCTCCGTCTCATCCACGATCTGCCCCAGTTTGCCCGCAGGCACCGGACGCTTCTCGCACGCGTGTAAAAGACCGCTCAGCACCTTCTGGCGGTCGAACTTCTCCCGTCGGCCGTCCTTCTTGACGACCATGTAAGGGATCTCATCGATTCGTTCGTATGTCGTAAACCGTTTGTTGCAGCCTTCGCACTCGCGACGTCGACGGATGGAATCCGCCTCCTTGCTCTCACGCGAATCCACCACACGATCCTGGGTAAAGCCACAATAGGGACACTTCATCGCAATGCCTTGATTCTAGCAGCGATTCGCTACCGGCTCCCCTGCTCCACCTCGGCGGCGACCACCTCTTTGCCCGCCTCTTCGCTCTCTTCGGCAATCTTCTTCAGGCTCACGTGGTCCAGCCGAGCGCACAACAGCCCCGCCGGAATGATGCACAGAAACGTCACCGCCAGCAGCATCGCGCCGCAAGCCGTTGCCGCCTCAATCGGAGCGCCGTAGAAGGCGTGCATCGCCGTTGCCGTCACCGCAATCTGCGTGAACCATCCCACAATCGGAAGCTGCAGCAGGCTGCCGCCGATACTCGCCGCCATCAGCAGCATCGCGCGTGAAAACGTCAGGTTCGCCAGTTCCGGCGTATGCACAAAGGCATGCGCCGTCTGTACGTAGGCCGACGCAATCATGCCCCACATCACCAGCGAAATCACCGTCACCAGCGCCAGCTCGCCAAAGCTCTTCAGCCCCCGCAAACCATCACGGAAGCCCTCGATCTTCTCTGCGATGCTTTCAGCAATCGGCTTCGACAACGGGCTCAACACCGTGCGCGCAAACGAGGCCACCGCGCCGCCTGCAACACGAACCACCCCGGCAAAGATCGCAATCGCCAGCGTCAGCAGCAGACTGCCGCGGCCCACCTTCATAAACAGCGCGTAGTCCGGCGTGTCCTTCGGTGCAAACGCCAGCGCCGAAGAGAAGATCAGCGCCGCCGCGCCCAGGTCGAACATCCGCTCCAGCGTGTACACCGCCATCTGCGAGCTCAGCGTCAGCCCCAGCTTGCGCGCCACCAGGTACGGACGCGACAAATCGGCAAGCCGCCCGAACAGCGCCACAGCCGTAAAGCCGGTAAACTGCGGCCCCACCAACGGCCCCACGCCAACATTCTTCATCGGTTTCACGAAGACGCTCCACCGTATCGCGCGCAGCCAGTATGTTGTATAGATCAGCAGAATCCCCGCCATCGCGTGGACCGTATCGACATGCTTCAGCTGCTGCCAGAACATCGGCCAGTCAAAATGAATGCGGTCGCGATAGATAAAGACCAGCGCCCCAAGCGCCACCACGACCAGCGCCCACACCGCCGCGCTACGATTCTTCATCGCGCCTCACTTGCCTGCCGCTCATTTGCCCTGTGCCACCTGGACGCTGGCCCGCGCCGCCTCGTGCTTTCTGCGATTGAACTCCCGAATCACCCGCGCCACATACGCCCGTGTCTCGCGATACGGAGGAATGCCGTGATACTTATCGACCGCCGCAGGGCCCGCGTTATACGCAGCCAGAGCCAGCGCCACATTGTCGTGATAACGCGTCAGCAACTGGTCCAGGTAGGTCGAACCGCCGGCAATATTCTCGTCCGGCTTGAACGCGTCTTTTACTCCCAGCTCATCGGCCGTCTTCGGCATCAGCTGCATCAGCCCGCGAGCGCCGACGCGCGAAACCGCACGCACCTGCCCGCCGCTCTCTGCCCGCACCAGACTCGCCAGCAGATCTTCATCAATGTTGTGCTCCACCCCGGCATGCGCCAGCATCGTGTGCATCTCGTCACGAGTCAGCACAGCAGGGGCAATCGCTGCAGCGCTCGCAGGAACAGAGCTGACAACAGCAGGCTGCACGACAGCCGTCGGAGGATCCGCCACCGTCTCGACATGAACCACGGCATCTGCCGCTACTTCAAGATAGTTGCTGTCGCCCGCCGAAGCACCGGCAAGATACAGCCGCACTTTATCGCCCACCACTTCGCGCCGCGAGCAATCCATCTCAAAGCCGTTCTTCAGCACCACATGCTCGGCCGCTCGCGCTGTCACAGGAGACACCACCGCAGCCACCGCCAAAGCGGCGCACCCGCGCAGCATCCATCCTCGTGAACAGAAACGCATCGTCACTCTCAAAAGCCTACCACCGCAGCCCTGGCCTGAATCCACGCATACTACGAACGTGTCACAGGCATCACCAGTGCCCCATCCAGCGCCGCCTCAATCGCCTCGGCCACGCTGTCCTCATCGTTCCGCTTGCCGATCCCCCATCCCCGCGCTGCTGCAACCTCTTTCAAATCAGCAGGAGCGTTCGCCATCAACACTGCACTACCCGCCGCCTCCAGCATCGAAACATCGTTCCAGTTGTCCCCGATCGCCAGAATCGACTCCCGCTCTACTCCACGCAGCTGCGCCAGATTCATCAACGCACCGCCCTTGCTGCATCCCGCCGGAAGAATGTCAACGATGCAGAGATCCCGCTCCGGATACTCCGTCCTGTGCAGCGCCGCCTCCGGCCTCGATGCCCTCGCACCGTCGGCATCTCCCTGCTGCCGCTCCCCACTCCTTCTCCACGGAGACAGCCCCACGCGCAGCACCTTCGGATCGGCCAGCAATCGTGCCTCTGCCTCGCGCATGCGCTCAATCGTGCCGCACAGCATCATCTGGATCATCCCCTCGCGCCCCATCGCCTCTTCAATCGGAACGACGTGCTCGATGTAGCGGTCATTGGCCGCCATCCACTTGCCGATACTGCCCTCCAGCTCGCTGGCCATCTCCACCACCAGAGCGCCACGCGTATCGTCCCCATCCGCCTGAACCCGGTCAAAGGTCACCAGCAGCGCCCGGCGAAACTCGCCCATGTGCCCGCACAGCCACTCCCCGGTTTCCTTGTCCAGCAGCGTCCGCTCCAGCAGCCGAGCCCCAACCGTCCGCACCACCGCGCCGTTCGAGCTGATCAGCCCGTTCTCCTCATTCAGCCCCAGTCCACGCAGCACCTTCATCGCGTAGCTGTGCCTGCGTCCGGTGGCTACCACCACCTCCACCCCGGCACGCTCCGCGGCCTTCATCGCCGCCAGGTTCCGAGCGCTTACCTGCCCGTCCGCGCCCAGAAGTGTACCGTCCATGTCCACGGCCACCATACGTATCCCATTTTTCCGATTCACACTGCATATTCTCTCATCCCCGCCGCATAAACATGCATAAATTCCTAATTATCAACAATTTACCGTCCATTAACTGGACTTCCCCACCCCGGCCGGGCGAGACTTAATACAGGCAT is a genomic window containing:
- a CDS encoding HAD-IIB family hydrolase yields the protein MNRKNGIRMVAVDMDGTLLGADGQVSARNLAAMKAAERAGVEVVVATGRRHSYAMKVLRGLGLNEENGLISSNGAVVRTVGARLLERTLLDKETGEWLCGHMGEFRRALLVTFDRVQADGDDTRGALVVEMASELEGSIGKWMAANDRYIEHVVPIEEAMGREGMIQMMLCGTIERMREAEARLLADPKVLRVGLSPWRRSGERQQGDADGARASRPEAALHRTEYPERDLCIVDILPAGCSKGGALMNLAQLRGVERESILAIGDNWNDVSMLEAAGSAVLMANAPADLKEVAAARGWGIGKRNDEDSVAEAIEAALDGALVMPVTRS